One window of the Sulfitobacter alexandrii genome contains the following:
- a CDS encoding 5-guanidino-2-oxopentanoate decarboxylase encodes MADTTQTRPLGAQISHMLKDRGVDVIFGIPGVHNQEMYRGIEEAGITHVLARHEQGAGFMADGYARATGKPGVAYVITGPGLCNIMTPMGQAYSDSVPMLVISSCLDETAARRGQLHQMKDQRAAAETVCDWSEEARTAKAAYALIDRAMAEFTASRPRPKHLQVSIGLLEAEAPAARAPLRPTSRATGTADGVAQALALLEGARRPLFVFGGGAQAGAEPARALLQRLGAASFTTYAGRGIVSPDAPLHFGSYLSRPDSADVVARADAVIAIGTELAEVDIWRPDLGHAGQMLRVDLDPESLTDAARADWHVQADAAAFLSDLLTALDGKADRHSDWTSEEVASARGKWRRDVEAEYPGIPGITDALRDCLPDGTMVYSDMTQFAYAATEVWDMDRPGHWHHPYGFGTLGYALPAAIGGAVARRGQPTLAIMGDYGFHYTMAELGVAVELGLSLPILLWDNGKLGAIEASMVGAQIAPNAVVARNPDFPRLAEAFGARAVRPSSLSEMQQEVRSAFDADGPTLIYVTPDLAR; translated from the coding sequence ATGGCCGACACGACGCAAACGCGCCCCCTGGGCGCGCAGATTTCGCACATGCTCAAGGACAGGGGGGTCGATGTGATCTTCGGCATTCCGGGTGTGCATAATCAGGAAATGTACCGCGGGATCGAAGAGGCGGGCATCACGCACGTTCTGGCGCGCCACGAACAGGGCGCGGGTTTCATGGCCGACGGCTACGCGAGGGCCACGGGCAAGCCGGGTGTCGCCTATGTCATCACCGGGCCGGGACTGTGCAACATCATGACGCCGATGGGGCAGGCCTATTCCGACAGCGTTCCGATGCTGGTGATCTCCTCCTGCCTCGACGAGACAGCGGCGCGGCGCGGCCAACTTCACCAGATGAAGGACCAGCGCGCGGCGGCGGAGACCGTCTGCGACTGGTCGGAGGAGGCGCGCACGGCCAAGGCCGCCTATGCGCTGATCGACCGCGCGATGGCGGAATTCACCGCCAGCCGCCCGCGGCCCAAGCATCTGCAGGTGTCCATCGGCCTGCTGGAGGCCGAGGCCCCGGCCGCGCGCGCACCCCTGCGCCCGACGTCCCGCGCGACCGGAACGGCCGATGGGGTGGCGCAGGCGCTGGCCCTGCTCGAAGGGGCGCGAAGGCCGCTCTTCGTCTTCGGCGGCGGCGCGCAAGCGGGGGCCGAGCCGGCGCGCGCGCTCCTGCAGAGGCTCGGCGCGGCCAGCTTCACCACCTATGCCGGTCGTGGCATCGTGTCCCCCGACGCGCCGCTGCACTTCGGCAGCTATCTCTCTCGCCCGGACAGCGCCGATGTGGTCGCGAGGGCCGACGCGGTCATCGCCATCGGCACCGAGTTGGCGGAGGTCGACATCTGGCGTCCGGATCTGGGCCACGCCGGGCAGATGCTGCGCGTCGATCTCGATCCCGAAAGCCTGACCGATGCCGCCCGCGCCGACTGGCACGTGCAGGCGGACGCCGCCGCGTTCCTGTCCGATCTGCTGACCGCCCTCGACGGCAAAGCGGACCGTCACAGCGACTGGACGAGCGAAGAAGTCGCCAGCGCGCGGGGCAAATGGCGCCGCGACGTCGAGGCGGAGTATCCCGGCATCCCCGGCATCACCGATGCCCTGCGTGACTGCCTGCCCGACGGGACGATGGTCTATTCCGACATGACCCAGTTCGCCTATGCCGCGACCGAGGTCTGGGACATGGACCGTCCCGGCCACTGGCATCATCCCTACGGGTTCGGCACGCTGGGCTATGCGCTGCCCGCCGCCATCGGCGGTGCAGTGGCGCGGCGGGGGCAGCCCACCCTGGCGATTATGGGCGACTACGGCTTCCATTACACGATGGCTGAGCTGGGCGTGGCTGTGGAACTGGGCCTGAGCCTGCCGATCCTGTTGTGGGACAATGGCAAGCTGGGCGCCATCGAGGCCAGCATGGTCGGCGCACAGATCGCGCCGAACGCGGTGGTCGCGCGGAATCCGGATTTCCCCAGACTGGCCGAAGCCTTTGGCGCCCGCGCCGTGCGTCCATCGAGCCTGTCGGAGATGCAGCAGGAAGTGCGCTCGGCGTTCGATGCTGATGGTCCGACGCTGATCTACGTGACGCCCGACTTGGCGCGCTGA
- a CDS encoding serine protease gives MIRLVLAFCAATLVFSPPMSSPTFAQAADEIVWVQIEAQPSLAAATDRARAYASLLEDVNGFALGGGWYGIAVGPYRRADAEEVLRSYVRDGLVPRDSFIQLSIRFRQQFWPIGANVLNNGVIEPPASVATTPAEDPAEAAPQDEPLAEAPAPEPEPADETVQEARQSERLLDGQERRDLQIALQWAGFYDAAIDGAFGRGTRNSMAAWQEANGFEVTGVLTTLQRAALLKQYNAVLDGLGLQTVRDDKAGIEIVMPTAEVALSEYEPPFAQYNSIGDIGARVLLISQEGDQDTLFGLYDIMQTLEIVPLNGPRERSSTSFELIGENGSIISQTQVSLENGQIKGFTLIWPAGDEERRRRVIAEMSKSLRRLPGVLDPAEGAGEEQAVDLVAGLQVRQPRIARSGFFVDADGAVATTSEAVQGCGRLTIDGDTEADVIAVDSASGVALLRPREALAPLAVAEFGVQAPRLQSEVSVAGFSYEGVLSAATLTFGTLSDVRGLQGEESVKRLSLGAQAGDAGGPVFDASGNVMGMLLPRATGARELPEDVSFAVDAAVIAELASGAGLTLEASDRSGTIAPRDLRLAAQGMTVLVSCWD, from the coding sequence ATGATCCGTCTTGTTCTGGCTTTTTGCGCCGCAACCCTGGTCTTCTCTCCGCCCATGTCCAGCCCCACATTCGCACAGGCCGCGGACGAGATCGTCTGGGTCCAGATCGAGGCGCAGCCGAGCCTTGCCGCAGCCACGGACCGGGCGCGCGCCTATGCCTCCCTGCTGGAAGACGTGAACGGCTTTGCCCTTGGCGGGGGCTGGTACGGCATTGCCGTCGGCCCGTACCGGCGTGCGGACGCGGAAGAGGTGCTGCGCAGCTACGTCCGTGACGGTCTGGTGCCGCGCGACAGCTTCATCCAGCTCAGCATCCGGTTTCGCCAGCAGTTCTGGCCCATCGGCGCCAACGTGCTGAACAACGGCGTGATCGAACCGCCCGCCTCTGTCGCAACCACGCCGGCGGAAGACCCCGCCGAGGCGGCCCCGCAGGATGAACCGCTTGCCGAGGCGCCCGCCCCCGAACCCGAGCCCGCCGACGAAACGGTGCAGGAGGCACGCCAGTCCGAACGCCTGCTGGACGGGCAGGAACGCCGCGACCTGCAGATCGCGTTGCAGTGGGCAGGCTTCTACGACGCGGCCATCGACGGTGCCTTCGGCAGGGGCACGCGAAATTCCATGGCCGCATGGCAGGAGGCCAACGGTTTCGAGGTGACCGGCGTGCTGACCACGCTGCAGCGCGCGGCGCTGCTCAAGCAATACAACGCGGTGCTGGACGGCCTGGGCCTGCAGACCGTGCGGGACGACAAGGCCGGGATCGAGATCGTGATGCCCACGGCAGAAGTGGCGCTGTCCGAATACGAACCGCCCTTTGCGCAGTACAACAGCATCGGCGACATCGGGGCGCGGGTGCTGCTGATCAGCCAGGAGGGCGACCAGGATACGCTGTTCGGCCTCTACGACATCATGCAGACCCTCGAGATCGTGCCGCTGAATGGCCCGCGCGAGCGCAGCAGCACCTCGTTCGAACTGATCGGCGAGAACGGCAGCATCATCAGCCAGACGCAGGTGTCGCTCGAGAACGGACAGATCAAAGGCTTTACCCTGATCTGGCCCGCCGGCGACGAGGAACGCCGCCGCCGCGTGATCGCCGAGATGTCCAAGAGCCTGCGCCGCCTGCCCGGCGTGCTTGATCCGGCGGAAGGCGCGGGAGAGGAACAGGCCGTGGACCTCGTGGCCGGCCTGCAGGTGCGCCAGCCCCGCATCGCGCGCTCCGGCTTCTTCGTGGACGCAGACGGGGCCGTCGCCACCACATCCGAAGCGGTGCAAGGCTGCGGTCGCCTGACCATCGACGGCGATACCGAAGCCGACGTGATCGCCGTCGACAGCGCCAGCGGCGTGGCCCTGCTGCGCCCGCGCGAGGCGCTGGCACCCCTTGCGGTGGCGGAATTCGGGGTCCAGGCGCCGCGGCTCCAGTCAGAGGTGTCCGTTGCGGGCTTCTCCTACGAAGGGGTCCTGTCGGCGGCGACACTGACCTTCGGCACCCTGTCGGACGTGCGCGGCCTGCAGGGCGAGGAAAGCGTCAAGCGCCTGTCCCTCGGCGCGCAGGCCGGCGATGCGGGCGGGCCCGTCTTCGATGCCAGCGGCAACGTGATGGGCATGCTCCTGCCCCGCGCCACCGGGGCGCGGGAACTGCCGGAGGACGTCAGTTTCGCCGTCGATGCGGCCGTGATCGCGGAACTGGCCAGCGGCGCCGGGTTGACGCTGGAGGCGAGCGACCGTTCCGGCACGATCGCCCCGCGCGACCTGCGCCTTGCCGCGCAGGGCATGACCGTTCTCGTGAGCTGCTGGGACTGA
- a CDS encoding glycine--tRNA ligase subunit alpha, with the protein MSRNPDAPRSFQAIILALQAYWARQGCAVLQPYDMEVGAGTFHPATTLRSLGTQPWTAAYVQPSRRPTDGRYGENPNRLQHYYQYQVLIKPSPPNLQELYLGSLEAIGINMDLHDIRFVEDDWESPTLGAWGLGWEVWCDGMEVSQFTYFQQVGGHDCHPVSGELTYGLERLAMYVLGVDHVMDMPFNDPDAPIPLKYADVFRQTEEEYARWNFDTANTEVLLRQFEEAEAHCKHILDQPAEDPKTGKRIVMAHPAYDQCIKASHMFNLLDARGVISVTERQAYIGRVRALAKMCADAFVQTRAGGWTGDAA; encoded by the coding sequence ATGTCCCGAAATCCCGACGCGCCGCGTTCCTTCCAGGCCATCATCCTTGCCCTTCAGGCCTACTGGGCCCGGCAGGGCTGCGCGGTGTTGCAGCCCTATGACATGGAGGTCGGTGCCGGCACGTTCCACCCGGCCACCACGCTGCGCAGCCTCGGCACGCAGCCCTGGACAGCCGCCTATGTCCAACCCTCGCGCCGCCCCACGGACGGCCGCTACGGCGAGAACCCGAACCGCCTGCAGCATTATTACCAGTACCAGGTCCTAATCAAACCCAGCCCGCCGAATTTGCAGGAGCTTTATCTGGGATCGCTCGAGGCGATCGGGATCAACATGGATCTGCACGACATCCGATTTGTCGAGGACGACTGGGAAAGCCCGACGCTGGGCGCATGGGGGCTGGGCTGGGAAGTCTGGTGCGACGGCATGGAAGTCAGCCAGTTCACGTATTTCCAGCAGGTCGGCGGCCACGACTGCCACCCCGTCTCGGGCGAACTGACCTACGGGCTGGAGCGGCTGGCGATGTACGTGCTTGGTGTCGATCACGTGATGGACATGCCGTTCAACGATCCCGACGCGCCGATCCCGCTGAAATACGCCGATGTCTTTCGCCAGACGGAAGAGGAATACGCGCGCTGGAACTTCGACACCGCCAATACCGAGGTGCTGCTGCGCCAGTTCGAAGAGGCCGAAGCCCACTGCAAGCACATCCTCGACCAGCCGGCCGAGGATCCCAAGACCGGCAAGCGTATCGTCATGGCGCATCCGGCCTATGACCAGTGCATCAAGGCGAGCCACATGTTCAACCTGCTGGACGCACGCGGCGTGATCTCGGTTACGGAACGCCAGGCCTATATCGGGCGGGTGAGGGCGCTGGCCAAGATGTGCGCGGACGCCTTCGTGCAGACCCGTGCCGGCGGCTGGACCGGGGACGCGGCGTGA
- a CDS encoding DUF6446 family protein, producing MSGKIIGIVILVSALVAGAALYYLQVYGYYDEVRQESVALVSLNSGQSEEIPADGITAIDADSSPIRFRACFTTPLSLAFLTESYEMVPDATPRNAPGWFSCFDAEAIGTALDAGGALAFMGQKNVAYGVDRIVAITEDGRGYIWHELNDCGEKAYDGTVVGEECPPRPETAAD from the coding sequence GTGAGCGGCAAGATCATAGGAATCGTCATCTTGGTATCTGCTCTGGTCGCGGGCGCGGCGCTCTATTACCTGCAGGTCTACGGCTACTACGACGAGGTGCGTCAGGAGAGCGTGGCCCTTGTTTCGCTGAACTCGGGCCAGTCCGAGGAAATCCCCGCGGACGGCATCACCGCGATCGACGCGGACAGCTCGCCCATCCGGTTCCGGGCCTGTTTCACCACGCCGCTGAGCCTCGCCTTCCTGACCGAAAGCTACGAGATGGTGCCCGATGCCACGCCCCGCAACGCGCCCGGCTGGTTCTCCTGCTTCGACGCGGAGGCGATCGGCACCGCGCTAGACGCGGGGGGCGCGCTCGCCTTCATGGGACAGAAGAACGTCGCTTACGGCGTGGACCGGATCGTCGCCATTACCGAGGACGGGCGCGGCTACATCTGGCACGAACTCAACGACTGCGGCGAGAAGGCCTATGACGGCACCGTCGTGGGCGAGGAATGCCCGCCGCGCCCGGAGACAGCCGCGGACTGA
- a CDS encoding DUF1206 domain-containing protein, whose product MADKSHEGLKWVMRAGYGARAMIYATIGVLAIIAAFTSVEASGTEDSLQTLRAQPYGVVALWMIGIGLLGYMVWRVIAGIADVEDHGTDAKGIVARGGQVATGLIHAGIGVSVLSLAMGNGGSGGDSTQDWTAKLMSMPMGRYIVAVGALVLLGAGIYYCYKGWSGKYKEHLAASTFTTRFDPAIKGGLIVYGILLSLVALSIGIAALNADPSQAGGLGKALHTLRTQPYGPVLLGIAGVGLLGFALYNVVEAVFRIVPKVEGPDVETLAKAATG is encoded by the coding sequence ATGGCGGACAAGTCACACGAAGGTCTGAAATGGGTGATGCGCGCGGGCTACGGTGCGCGGGCCATGATCTACGCGACGATAGGGGTGCTGGCCATCATCGCCGCCTTCACCTCGGTCGAGGCGTCGGGCACCGAGGATTCCCTCCAGACACTTCGCGCGCAGCCCTACGGTGTCGTCGCACTCTGGATGATCGGCATCGGCCTTCTGGGCTACATGGTCTGGCGCGTCATCGCGGGCATCGCGGACGTCGAGGATCATGGCACCGATGCCAAGGGGATCGTCGCGCGGGGCGGTCAGGTGGCTACTGGCCTGATCCACGCGGGTATCGGCGTGTCGGTGCTGTCGCTCGCCATGGGCAACGGCGGATCGGGCGGCGACAGCACGCAGGACTGGACGGCCAAGCTCATGAGCATGCCGATGGGCCGCTACATCGTGGCCGTGGGCGCGCTCGTGCTGCTGGGGGCCGGCATCTACTATTGCTACAAGGGGTGGAGCGGGAAGTACAAGGAACACCTCGCCGCCTCGACCTTCACCACGAGGTTCGATCCGGCGATCAAGGGTGGCCTGATCGTCTACGGGATCCTGCTGTCGCTCGTGGCGCTGTCTATCGGCATCGCGGCCCTCAACGCCGATCCGTCGCAGGCCGGCGGACTGGGCAAGGCGTTGCACACGTTGCGGACGCAGCCCTACGGGCCGGTTCTTCTGGGGATCGCCGGCGTGGGCCTGCTGGGTTTCGCGCTCTACAACGTCGTTGAAGCCGTGTTTCGTATCGTGCCCAAGGTCGAAGGCCCGGACGTGGAAACGCTGGCAAAAGCGGCCACAGGCTGA
- the glyS gene encoding glycine--tRNA ligase subunit beta yields the protein MPDLLIELFSEEIPARMQSRAAADLQKLVTDGLVEAGLTYAHAAAFSTPRRLTLALEGMLAASPRTVEERKGPKADAPEKAIEGFLRGAGVSRDALEERETPKGTILFARIEKPGRPAAEIVAEVLERTIRTFPWPKSMRWGNGTLKWVRPLHSIICLISDESGAEVVPLDIDGIRAGDSTRGHRFMAPDSFAVTGFEDYEAKLARACVTLDPQARADTIWHDATNLAFAAGMEVVEDAGLLAEVAGLVEWPVVLMGPIAPDFLDLPPEVLQTSMREHQKFFSVKNPKTGRIEKFITVANRTTADEGATILAGNEKVLSARLSDAKFFWENDLRVATSEKGMETWVDALRDVTFHNKLGTQAELIDRMAALAREIAPMVGADPDRAEQAARVAKADLSSEMVYEFPELQGLMGRYYAEAAGLPADVAAAAQEHYAPLGPSDQVPTAPVSIAVALAEKIDKLTGFWAIDEKPTGSKDPFALRRAALGVIRILVENDIGLALADLFRASGKMHAWEEGNEYGAALTDLLAFLHDRLKVYLRDQSIRHDIIDACIAMEGSDDLTLLVKRARALNETLKTDDGENLIQGFKRANNILTQAEEADGVEYSFGADRKFTETEEERALFDALDAAEARIGIAMETQDFATAMAAMAELRGPIDAFFEAVQVNSDNGTIRRNRLNLLSRIRTTCTSVADLTRLEG from the coding sequence GTGCCAGACCTGCTGATCGAACTCTTCTCGGAAGAAATTCCCGCCCGCATGCAAAGCCGCGCCGCCGCCGACCTGCAGAAGCTGGTAACAGACGGTCTGGTCGAAGCGGGTCTGACCTATGCGCATGCCGCCGCCTTTTCCACGCCCCGCCGCCTGACCCTCGCGCTGGAGGGGATGCTCGCCGCCAGCCCGCGCACCGTCGAGGAACGCAAGGGCCCCAAGGCGGATGCCCCCGAAAAGGCGATCGAAGGGTTCCTGCGCGGCGCCGGCGTCAGCCGGGACGCGCTGGAGGAACGCGAGACCCCGAAGGGCACGATCCTGTTCGCACGTATCGAAAAGCCGGGGCGCCCGGCGGCGGAGATCGTCGCCGAGGTGCTGGAACGCACGATCCGCACCTTTCCTTGGCCGAAGTCGATGCGCTGGGGCAACGGGACGCTGAAATGGGTGCGTCCGCTGCACTCCATCATCTGCCTCATCTCGGACGAGAGCGGGGCCGAGGTGGTGCCGCTCGACATTGACGGCATCCGGGCGGGCGACAGCACCCGGGGGCACCGCTTCATGGCGCCCGACAGCTTTGCCGTCACCGGGTTCGAGGATTATGAGGCCAAGCTGGCGCGGGCCTGCGTCACGCTCGACCCGCAGGCCCGGGCGGATACCATCTGGCACGACGCGACGAACCTCGCCTTCGCCGCCGGGATGGAAGTGGTCGAAGACGCGGGACTGCTCGCCGAGGTCGCGGGCCTCGTGGAATGGCCCGTGGTCCTGATGGGCCCCATCGCCCCCGATTTCCTCGACCTGCCGCCCGAGGTGCTGCAGACCTCCATGCGCGAGCATCAGAAGTTCTTTTCCGTGAAGAATCCCAAGACGGGCCGGATCGAGAAGTTCATCACCGTCGCCAACCGCACGACCGCGGACGAGGGTGCGACGATCCTCGCGGGCAATGAGAAGGTGCTTTCCGCGCGCCTGTCGGACGCGAAATTCTTCTGGGAAAACGACCTGCGCGTGGCGACGTCCGAAAAGGGCATGGAGACGTGGGTCGACGCGCTGCGCGACGTCACCTTCCACAACAAGCTGGGCACGCAGGCCGAACTGATCGACCGGATGGCGGCACTCGCGCGCGAGATCGCCCCGATGGTCGGCGCCGATCCCGACCGCGCCGAACAGGCCGCCCGCGTGGCCAAGGCGGATCTGTCGTCCGAGATGGTCTACGAATTCCCCGAACTTCAGGGCCTGATGGGCCGCTACTACGCCGAAGCCGCCGGGCTGCCGGCCGATGTCGCTGCCGCCGCGCAGGAGCATTACGCGCCCTTGGGGCCGTCCGACCAGGTGCCGACCGCGCCCGTCTCCATCGCCGTGGCGCTGGCCGAGAAAATCGACAAGCTGACCGGCTTCTGGGCCATCGACGAGAAGCCCACCGGGAGCAAGGATCCCTTTGCGCTGAGGCGGGCGGCGTTGGGGGTTATTCGGATATTGGTGGAGAATGATATTGGTCTTGCTTTGGCCGACCTGTTTCGTGCGAGTGGCAAAATGCATGCTTGGGAAGAAGGCAATGAGTACGGCGCAGCACTGACTGACCTCCTCGCCTTCCTCCACGACCGCCTCAAGGTCTACCTGCGCGACCAGAGCATCCGCCACGACATCATCGACGCCTGCATCGCGATGGAGGGCAGCGACGACCTGACCCTTCTCGTCAAACGTGCCCGTGCGCTGAACGAGACGCTGAAAACCGATGACGGCGAGAACCTGATCCAGGGCTTCAAGCGCGCCAACAACATCCTCACGCAGGCGGAGGAGGCCGATGGCGTCGAATACTCCTTCGGAGCCGACCGCAAGTTCACCGAGACGGAGGAGGAGCGCGCGCTTTTCGACGCGCTCGACGCTGCCGAGGCGCGGATCGGCATCGCGATGGAGACGCAGGACTTCGCCACCGCCATGGCCGCGATGGCAGAGCTGCGTGGCCCCATCGACGCCTTCTTCGAAGCGGTGCAGGTGAACTCGGACAATGGCACGATCCGGCGCAACCGTCTGAACCTGCTGAGCCGGATCCGCACCACCTGCACGTCGGTCGCCGATCTGACCCGGCTCGAAGGCTGA
- a CDS encoding cell wall hydrolase — protein MRLFLSAASLVLLSLMTVLPVAAHANAFQAQELARLETNGLKSAGAKRLKSFVSAPKGAQGDVKFSQAWLDAQPKATGSAEWRCLAEALYFEARGETVKGQFAVAEVIKNRVKSGRFPGSFCGVINQGTGKKYQCQFTYTCDGHKEVIAEPMAFARVAKVAQYTIDGKVPPLTDGATHYHTTAVRPRWSQVYTRTTRIGVHLFYRHTWRSASN, from the coding sequence ATGCGTCTGTTCCTCTCTGCCGCCAGCCTCGTGCTGTTGTCACTGATGACGGTTCTGCCCGTCGCGGCCCACGCCAATGCCTTCCAGGCCCAAGAACTCGCGCGGCTGGAAACCAACGGTCTGAAATCCGCCGGCGCGAAGCGGCTGAAGTCCTTCGTCTCCGCGCCGAAGGGGGCGCAGGGCGACGTGAAATTCTCGCAGGCCTGGCTCGATGCCCAGCCCAAGGCGACGGGTTCCGCCGAATGGCGCTGCCTGGCCGAGGCGCTGTACTTCGAAGCGCGGGGTGAAACCGTCAAGGGCCAGTTCGCCGTTGCCGAGGTCATCAAGAACCGCGTCAAGAGCGGACGTTTCCCCGGTTCCTTTTGCGGGGTCATCAACCAGGGCACGGGCAAGAAGTACCAGTGCCAGTTCACCTACACCTGCGATGGCCACAAGGAGGTCATTGCCGAGCCGATGGCCTTTGCTCGGGTCGCCAAGGTCGCCCAGTACACCATCGACGGCAAGGTGCCGCCGCTGACCGATGGGGCGACGCACTACCACACCACCGCCGTGCGTCCGCGCTGGAGCCAGGTCTACACCCGGACCACCCGCATCGGCGTGCACCTCTTCTATCGCCATACCTGGCGGTCGGCGTCGAACTGA
- a CDS encoding dihydroneopterin aldolase, producing MSDEARLAFAHPSERAEALAGPDPLDRISLRDHIVEVEIGAFQAERGVTQRVCFNVVVEVQPLTGPVDDDVDRILSYDRVTEAIAAELAVERLALLETLAERVAERILLEPQAVRAFVRIEKLDRGPGALGVEIVRARGDAPAAEVSPDAAPHPELVYFGNAAIASPHLPGWLDQLETLGRPLILCVGAPDRTAPQVPHRMAQRRIDLLAIEQNAWVLAARDPRCVVVATRTELDWAMRNGQTCVWAPSKIVLDSVDSPSVQPRDSVALAAWFAATFDAQEMLVIGADLPDGADVPLQGVALDQARL from the coding sequence ATGTCCGATGAAGCCCGCCTTGCTTTTGCCCACCCCTCAGAGCGGGCGGAGGCCCTGGCCGGGCCGGACCCGCTGGACCGCATTTCACTGCGCGATCATATCGTCGAAGTCGAGATCGGGGCCTTTCAGGCCGAACGCGGGGTCACCCAGCGGGTCTGCTTCAACGTGGTCGTCGAAGTACAGCCCCTGACCGGGCCCGTGGACGACGACGTCGACCGTATCCTCAGCTATGACCGCGTGACGGAGGCCATTGCCGCCGAACTGGCGGTCGAGCGTCTGGCCCTGCTGGAAACGCTGGCCGAAAGGGTGGCCGAGCGGATCCTGCTGGAGCCTCAGGCGGTGCGCGCCTTCGTCCGGATCGAGAAGCTGGACCGCGGGCCCGGCGCGCTCGGGGTAGAGATCGTGCGCGCGCGCGGCGATGCCCCCGCCGCCGAGGTTTCGCCGGATGCCGCGCCGCATCCCGAACTCGTGTATTTCGGCAATGCCGCCATCGCCTCGCCGCATCTGCCGGGTTGGCTGGACCAGCTGGAAACGCTCGGTCGTCCGCTGATCCTCTGCGTCGGCGCACCGGACCGGACGGCCCCGCAGGTGCCGCACCGCATGGCGCAACGCCGGATCGACCTGCTCGCGATCGAACAGAACGCCTGGGTGCTGGCGGCGCGCGATCCCCGCTGCGTGGTGGTGGCCACCCGCACGGAGCTCGACTGGGCGATGCGCAACGGGCAGACCTGCGTCTGGGCCCCGTCCAAGATCGTGCTGGATTCGGTCGATTCGCCCTCCGTCCAGCCCCGCGACTCGGTCGCGTTGGCCGCATGGTTCGCCGCGACGTTCGATGCGCAGGAAATGCTGGTGATCGGTGCCGACCTGCCCGATGGCGCGGATGTGCCCCTGCAGGGCGTGGCCCTCGATCAGGCCCGGCTCTGA
- the folP gene encoding dihydropteroate synthase — MRYVRPLVQVGTVRPDDAHSLAGGWAWFNQVEVLSRQEPPAILPARDVPASRLATLTDPRPNIGGLSLDRPRVMGILNATPDSFSDGGKHAAAADAIAAGLRMREDGADILDVGGESTRPGAVTVPAGEETRRVVPVIAGLRDSGVLISADTRKADVARAALDAGAGLINDVSGFSYDPALQGVAAEAGVPVCVMHALGDPATMQDDPRYDDVLLDVYDYLDARIGALVAAGIPRGRIIADPGIGFGKTIQHNLALLSGLSLFHGLGVAILLGASRKGFIGKLGRAPLAESRAGGSIGVALAGVTQGVQMLRVHDVRDTVQAITLWRAAISGRADD; from the coding sequence ATGCGCTACGTTCGCCCGCTGGTGCAGGTCGGCACCGTCCGTCCGGACGACGCCCATTCTCTCGCCGGGGGATGGGCCTGGTTCAACCAGGTCGAGGTCCTGTCCCGGCAGGAACCGCCCGCCATCCTCCCGGCGCGTGACGTGCCGGCCAGCCGGCTGGCGACCCTGACGGACCCGAGGCCGAACATCGGCGGTCTGAGCCTCGACCGGCCCCGCGTGATGGGTATCCTCAACGCCACGCCCGACAGTTTCTCCGACGGTGGCAAGCACGCCGCCGCGGCGGACGCCATCGCGGCGGGTCTGCGGATGCGCGAGGACGGCGCCGACATTCTGGATGTCGGCGGTGAATCCACCCGTCCGGGCGCGGTGACCGTCCCGGCCGGGGAGGAGACCCGCCGCGTGGTGCCGGTCATCGCGGGGCTGCGCGACAGCGGCGTGCTGATCTCGGCCGATACGCGCAAGGCCGATGTCGCGCGCGCGGCGCTCGACGCGGGCGCGGGGCTCATCAACGATGTGTCCGGCTTCAGCTACGACCCCGCGCTGCAGGGGGTCGCGGCCGAGGCAGGCGTCCCGGTCTGCGTGATGCACGCGCTCGGCGATCCCGCCACGATGCAGGACGACCCGCGCTACGACGACGTGCTGCTGGACGTCTACGATTACCTCGATGCGCGCATCGGCGCACTGGTCGCCGCGGGCATTCCGCGCGGGCGCATCATCGCCGATCCGGGCATCGGCTTCGGCAAGACCATCCAGCACAACCTTGCTTTGCTCTCAGGCCTGTCGCTGTTTCACGGATTGGGTGTCGCGATCCTGCTTGGTGCCTCACGCAAAGGTTTCATCGGGAAACTCGGGCGCGCACCCTTGGCGGAAAGCCGCGCAGGCGGGTCCATCGGCGTCGCCCTCGCGGGGGTGACGCAGGGTGTCCAGATGTTGCGGGTTCATGACGTGAGAGATACCGTACAGGCGATCACGCTCTGGCGTGCGGCTATTTCAGGACGGGCAGATGACTAA